From Desulfatibacillum aliphaticivorans DSM 15576, one genomic window encodes:
- the mreC gene encoding rod shape-determining protein MreC produces MFSKKMGTALALILFFMFTAVLLPTFGTRGGQEHPADGVFQVLIAPFQDGVTRISSFVSTTWTNYFALVETARENKELRREVEFLQLIAHECGETRRQNSRLKNLLGFAQDEGGKVVTALVTAEDPSDTFQAIYINRGSIHGVEPGLAVATPLGVVGRIIDVSPYQSKVLLITDPNFAMDARVARTRARGVLEGAADGPCQFKYVMQQEDVSLGDMVVTSGMDKVFPPGISVGVVSRVRKAEQGMFQGIVVTPFVDFSRLEEVLVLLNSEPPPEQEMP; encoded by the coding sequence ATGTTTTCTAAGAAGATGGGCACAGCGCTGGCTTTGATTCTTTTTTTTATGTTCACCGCTGTCCTTCTTCCCACCTTCGGTACAAGAGGCGGTCAGGAGCACCCGGCCGACGGAGTCTTCCAGGTGCTCATCGCTCCTTTTCAGGATGGAGTCACCAGGATTTCCTCCTTTGTCTCCACCACCTGGACCAATTATTTCGCCCTTGTTGAAACCGCTCGGGAAAACAAGGAGCTCCGGCGCGAAGTGGAGTTTCTCCAGCTCATTGCCCATGAGTGCGGGGAAACCAGGCGCCAAAATTCCCGCTTGAAAAACCTTTTGGGCTTCGCCCAGGATGAAGGGGGCAAGGTCGTGACCGCCCTGGTTACGGCCGAGGATCCTTCGGACACCTTTCAGGCAATCTACATCAATCGCGGCAGCATTCACGGCGTCGAGCCGGGTTTGGCCGTGGCCACGCCATTAGGCGTGGTGGGCAGAATCATTGACGTCTCTCCATACCAAAGCAAAGTCCTGCTGATTACCGACCCCAACTTCGCCATGGACGCCAGAGTGGCGCGCACCCGCGCCAGGGGCGTATTGGAGGGCGCCGCCGACGGTCCATGCCAGTTCAAATACGTCATGCAGCAGGAGGACGTGAGCCTGGGGGATATGGTCGTCACCTCGGGGATGGACAAGGTTTTCCCTCCGGGGATCTCCGTGGGCGTGGTGTCCCGCGTGAGAAAAGCGGAGCAGGGAATGTTCCAGGGAATTGTTGTCACTCCCTTTGTGGACTTTTCCCGGCTTGAGGAGGTGCTGGTCCTGCTGAACTCCGAGCCTCCTCCGGAGCAGGAGATGCCATGA
- a CDS encoding formate--tetrahydrofolate ligase, translating to MAYNAVEMADWQISEAAEENMPTPEQWAEKLGLQSDEMLPMGRLAKVDFLKIIDRLKDRPDGKYIEVTAITPTPLGEGKSTTSVGLMEGLGMRGKNVGGALRQPSGGPTMNVKGTAAGGGNSLLIPMTEFSLGLTGDINDIMNAHNLGMVAMTARMQHERNYNDEQLQRLTGMRRLDIDPTRVEFGWIIDFCAQALRNIVIGLGGRFDGYTMQSKFGIAVGSELMAILAVATDLADLKERINNITVAFDKSGKPVTCGDLEVGNAMAAFMRNTINPTLMCTAEYQPCFVHAGPFANIAVGQSSIIADRVGLKLFDYHVTESGFAADIGFEKFWNVKCRFSGLKPHVSVLTSTIRALKMHGGGPKVVAGKALDDAYTKENLELVEKGCENMVHMIGVIRKAGINPVVCINRFYTDTDAECAIVRKAAEAAGARCAESKHWEKGGEGALEFADAVIEACEEGNDFDFLYPLEMKLRDRVNKIATEVYGADGVDWAPEAAAKAEMLESDPKYADFATMMVKTHLSLSHDPVKKGVPKGWRLPIRDVLIYSGAKFLCPCAGTISLMPGTGSNPAFRRIDVDPATGKVSGLF from the coding sequence ATGGCTTACAACGCAGTGGAAATGGCAGACTGGCAGATTTCTGAAGCTGCTGAAGAGAACATGCCTACTCCCGAACAATGGGCGGAAAAACTTGGACTCCAGAGCGACGAAATGCTCCCCATGGGTCGTCTGGCAAAAGTCGACTTCCTGAAGATTATCGACAGGCTGAAAGACAGACCTGACGGAAAGTACATTGAAGTAACCGCCATCACTCCCACCCCCTTGGGAGAAGGCAAAAGCACCACCTCCGTCGGCCTCATGGAAGGCCTTGGCATGCGCGGCAAGAACGTCGGCGGCGCCCTGCGTCAGCCCTCCGGCGGACCCACCATGAACGTTAAGGGAACGGCTGCAGGCGGCGGAAACTCCCTGCTCATCCCCATGACCGAGTTCTCTCTGGGCCTCACCGGCGACATCAACGACATCATGAACGCCCATAACCTGGGCATGGTCGCCATGACCGCCCGTATGCAGCACGAGCGCAACTACAATGACGAACAGCTCCAGCGTCTGACCGGCATGCGCCGCCTGGACATCGACCCCACCCGCGTGGAGTTCGGCTGGATCATCGACTTCTGCGCCCAGGCCCTGCGCAACATCGTCATCGGCCTCGGCGGCCGTTTTGACGGCTACACCATGCAGAGCAAGTTCGGCATCGCCGTCGGTTCCGAGCTCATGGCCATCCTGGCCGTGGCAACCGACCTGGCCGACCTGAAAGAGCGCATCAACAACATCACCGTGGCCTTCGACAAATCCGGCAAGCCCGTCACCTGCGGCGACCTGGAAGTCGGCAACGCCATGGCCGCTTTCATGCGCAACACCATCAACCCCACGCTCATGTGCACCGCCGAATATCAGCCTTGCTTCGTGCACGCCGGCCCCTTCGCCAACATCGCCGTGGGTCAGAGCTCCATCATCGCCGACCGCGTCGGCCTGAAACTGTTCGACTACCACGTAACCGAGTCCGGCTTCGCCGCTGACATCGGATTCGAGAAGTTCTGGAACGTGAAGTGCCGCTTCTCCGGCCTCAAACCCCACGTTTCCGTTCTGACCTCCACCATCCGCGCCCTGAAAATGCACGGCGGCGGACCCAAGGTCGTGGCCGGCAAGGCTCTGGACGACGCTTACACCAAGGAAAATTTGGAACTGGTGGAAAAGGGCTGCGAGAACATGGTTCACATGATCGGCGTTATCCGCAAAGCCGGCATCAACCCTGTCGTCTGCATCAACCGTTTCTACACCGACACCGACGCCGAGTGCGCCATCGTCCGCAAGGCTGCTGAAGCCGCCGGCGCCCGCTGCGCCGAGTCCAAGCATTGGGAAAAGGGCGGCGAAGGCGCTCTGGAATTCGCCGACGCTGTGATCGAAGCCTGCGAAGAAGGCAATGACTTTGACTTCCTGTATCCCCTGGAAATGAAACTGCGCGACCGCGTCAACAAGATCGCCACGGAAGTTTACGGCGCCGACGGCGTTGACTGGGCTCCCGAAGCTGCGGCCAAGGCAGAGATGCTGGAAAGCGATCCCAAGTACGCTGACTTCGCCACCATGATGGTCAAGACCCACCTGTCCCTGTCCCACGATCCCGTCAAGAAGGGTGTGCCCAAGGGATGGCGTCTGCCTATCCGCGACGTGTTGATCTACTCCGGCGCCAAGTTCCTGTGCCCCTGCGCTGGAACCATCAGCCTCATGCCCGGAACCGGCTCCAACCCGGCCTTCCGCCGCATTGACGTGGATCCCGCAACCGGTAAGGTTTCCGGCCTGTTCTAG
- a CDS encoding acetate uptake transporter, translated as MSQTQQGNPAVVGLAGFGLTTLVLQFHNLGICGVGPVVALGLAFGGVAQLIAGYQEFKCGNNFGYSAFVSYGAFWIALAIIFLLNHFDIYKAGKTDVGMFLVAWTLYTAIMWVGAMRIHGAMAFTFTTLLIGFILLDLAHFGFPALTKVAAIDLIFCALAAWYMMASAIYTQVFGQTILPLGKPWINPPAPAASHAGGGQIPKDMAYVAKEQTQGGDNDASI; from the coding sequence ATGTCACAGACGCAACAAGGAAATCCGGCAGTCGTTGGTTTGGCAGGTTTCGGACTCACCACCCTGGTCCTGCAATTTCATAATCTGGGTATATGCGGAGTAGGCCCGGTGGTGGCCTTGGGCCTGGCCTTCGGAGGCGTGGCCCAACTCATCGCCGGCTATCAGGAATTTAAATGCGGCAACAATTTCGGGTACAGCGCCTTTGTCTCCTACGGCGCGTTCTGGATCGCATTAGCCATTATTTTTTTATTAAACCATTTTGACATATACAAGGCCGGCAAAACGGACGTAGGCATGTTCCTGGTGGCCTGGACCCTGTACACAGCCATCATGTGGGTGGGCGCCATGCGCATCCACGGCGCAATGGCGTTCACCTTCACCACATTGTTAATCGGTTTTATCCTGTTGGATCTGGCTCATTTCGGATTTCCGGCCCTGACCAAAGTGGCCGCAATCGACCTGATTTTCTGCGCCCTGGCGGCCTGGTACATGATGGCCTCCGCCATTTACACCCAGGTTTTCGGCCAGACTATCCTGCCCCTGGGCAAGCCCTGGATCAATCCTCCTGCTCCGGCGGCCTCTCACGCCGGCGGGGGACAGATTCCCAAGGACATGGCTTATGTGGCCAAGGAGCAGACGCAAGGAGGCGATAATGACGCAAGCATATGA
- a CDS encoding sigma 54-interacting transcriptional regulator, whose amino-acid sequence MDPYSGQMSVLIIDDDEAICKALGNYFEDLGFIAYQADAGLEGLDVLLECRPDAVLVDLAMPGMGGLEFLARAREIAPETPMIVVSGTGHLEDAVEASRLGAVDYITKPILDMAVVENSVKRALEHSRLKRENRDYSERLEDLVLIRTEALRQRTQALEEANAHLTEEMAHRKKTEEALRASEARFRELADLLPQTVFEIDRPGKLVFMNKHGLRTLGYAREDIDRDVQAILMVSPEDRKRIGEIFSRLLEGEVISPNEYTALRKDGSQFPAMMYSSPVLYQGEIVGSRGVLFNLTDLKRTEKALRDSQARLSAIIEVFEGFIYTCTQDYRITFTNKKLQQYLGKNCVGDLCYQAIYGQDSPCERCAMDQAANGETVRQEFLGPLDGRWYYSVDTPVREAGDGASCKQSIVIDITDRKTAEEALRQSEAQLREENIRLRSSIKRSGRFGSIIGKSEAMEQVYETILKAAVSTASVIIYGESGTGKELAARTIHEMSRRAQGPFVPVHCGAIPPNLIESEFFGYKKGAFTGADQDKPGFLASADKGTLFLDEVGEIPPAMQVKLLRAIAGDGYTPLGGREALYPDIRFVAATNRDLFDLMEQGALREDFFYRIHILPIHLPPLRQRREDIPLLVRHFMEKYAGDQPVPAMPPDFLKNLQKAYWRGNVRELESAVHRFMTLRDTAPQSLEDSSAGAGAPKGARPASPVRLPKLLGKEEPTLKEVAAAAEREYIIQLLERYKWNRSRAAEILGVDRRTLFRKIKEYGL is encoded by the coding sequence ATGGACCCCTATTCCGGTCAAATGTCCGTATTGATAATTGATGACGACGAAGCCATCTGCAAGGCCTTGGGCAATTATTTTGAAGACCTGGGCTTTATTGCTTATCAGGCGGATGCAGGCCTGGAAGGCCTGGACGTATTGCTGGAGTGCAGACCGGACGCCGTTTTGGTGGACCTCGCCATGCCGGGCATGGGAGGGTTGGAGTTTTTAGCCCGGGCCAGGGAGATTGCTCCGGAGACCCCTATGATCGTGGTTTCGGGAACCGGCCACCTGGAAGATGCGGTGGAGGCTTCCAGGCTGGGGGCGGTGGACTATATCACCAAGCCCATTCTGGATATGGCCGTGGTGGAGAACTCCGTCAAGCGCGCCCTGGAGCACTCCAGGCTGAAAAGGGAGAACAGGGACTATTCCGAGCGTTTGGAGGATCTCGTCCTTATTCGTACGGAAGCCCTCCGGCAGCGCACCCAGGCCTTGGAAGAGGCCAACGCCCATTTGACCGAGGAGATGGCCCATCGGAAAAAGACCGAAGAGGCCCTTAGGGCCAGCGAGGCGCGGTTTCGGGAGCTTGCGGATCTGCTGCCTCAGACGGTGTTCGAAATAGACAGGCCGGGCAAGCTGGTATTTATGAACAAGCACGGCCTCCGCACCCTGGGATATGCGCGGGAGGATATTGACAGGGACGTCCAGGCCATCCTAATGGTTTCGCCGGAAGACAGGAAACGCATCGGCGAAATATTTTCCAGGCTCTTGGAAGGCGAGGTTATATCCCCCAACGAGTACACGGCCCTACGGAAGGATGGATCGCAGTTTCCGGCCATGATGTATTCCAGTCCGGTGCTATACCAGGGAGAGATTGTGGGCTCCCGCGGGGTTTTGTTCAACCTCACCGATTTAAAAAGGACCGAAAAAGCCCTCCGCGACAGCCAGGCCCGCCTGAGCGCCATCATCGAGGTGTTCGAAGGATTTATTTACACCTGCACCCAGGATTACCGGATTACCTTCACCAATAAGAAATTACAGCAATACCTGGGCAAGAACTGCGTCGGAGACCTGTGCTACCAGGCGATCTACGGCCAGGACTCCCCCTGCGAGCGATGCGCCATGGACCAGGCGGCCAACGGCGAAACCGTGCGACAGGAGTTTTTGGGGCCCTTGGACGGCCGCTGGTATTACTCCGTGGACACCCCCGTGAGGGAGGCGGGCGACGGCGCCTCCTGCAAGCAGTCCATTGTCATTGACATCACGGATAGAAAGACGGCTGAAGAAGCCTTGCGCCAAAGCGAGGCCCAACTGCGGGAAGAGAATATCCGCCTGCGCTCCTCCATCAAAAGGTCGGGCCGCTTCGGCAGCATCATCGGCAAAAGTGAAGCCATGGAGCAGGTGTATGAAACCATCCTGAAAGCCGCGGTTTCCACGGCCAGCGTCATCATCTACGGGGAGTCGGGCACCGGCAAGGAATTGGCGGCCCGAACCATCCACGAAATGAGCCGGCGCGCCCAAGGCCCCTTTGTGCCGGTGCACTGCGGCGCCATTCCCCCGAATTTGATAGAAAGCGAATTCTTCGGCTACAAAAAAGGGGCCTTCACAGGCGCCGATCAGGACAAACCCGGGTTTCTGGCTTCGGCTGACAAAGGGACCCTGTTCCTGGACGAAGTGGGGGAAATCCCGCCGGCCATGCAGGTGAAACTCCTTAGGGCCATTGCCGGGGACGGCTACACGCCCCTGGGCGGGAGGGAAGCCTTGTATCCGGACATCCGTTTTGTAGCGGCCACCAACCGGGATCTATTCGATCTGATGGAGCAGGGCGCGCTGCGCGAAGACTTTTTCTACCGCATCCACATCCTGCCCATCCACCTGCCCCCCTTGCGTCAGCGCAGGGAGGACATTCCCCTTTTGGTGCGGCATTTCATGGAAAAATACGCCGGGGATCAGCCCGTCCCGGCCATGCCGCCTGATTTTTTAAAAAACCTGCAAAAGGCCTATTGGCGCGGAAACGTGCGTGAACTGGAGAGCGCCGTCCACCGTTTTATGACCCTCCGGGACACCGCCCCCCAGAGCCTGGAGGACTCCTCGGCGGGAGCTGGCGCCCCCAAAGGCGCCAGGCCTGCATCTCCTGTCCGCCTGCCTAAGTTGCTTGGCAAAGAGGAGCCCACCCTCAAGGAGGTGGCGGCCGCAGCGGAGCGGGAGTACATTATCCAGTTGCTGGAGCGGTATAAGTGGAACCGGAGCCGGGCGGCGGAGATATTGGGGGTGGATCGGCGGACTTTATTTCGGAAGATCAAGGAATACGGGCTTTAA
- a CDS encoding ribonuclease catalytic domain-containing protein, which translates to MELGTLIEYIDRKKVICAVIMQAKKQKVRLLTQANREVSVSEHRLFCVSGRLDPEIGRDRLVDLLSETSARREALKAQVNVYDLWEVVHEEEQWIDAETMAGLAFGISPEPDHVSAVIRAFFNDRVYFKFDVTRFLPHSPEKVEQIQIQEQEMARRAAVVQEGGEWLRRVYGQESPEVPPDKEQFVSIMRSLYLFEKDSPTYDLGRQMVQAAGIDPNNGLFEFLIRLGVWDEHANLDLYRMDVPIDFPREISQEANALANGSGFRTDTSQRRDFTGLPVLTIDGQATLDYDDALSLEMDGDYFRVGIHISDVSHYVERGSLLDQEAFARSSSIYMPDDKIPMFPPLLAEGLLSLKADQVRPAISVMVRLDRDAVVLDYEICPSLVRVRRQLTYHEVNMMADDDKEIIALSGLAEKLREKRLDDGAVLISLPEINIWLDEEKNVTLHKVNRESRSRILVSEFMILANRLMASFLADHGSPAVFRAQPEPRLRLFDRDNGTLYQNWMQRRHLSRFILCPKPEPHSGLGVDAYVTATSPIRKYFDLAVQRQIRGVLGLDKKYTQTEVENIIANSEVPLSKVSRVQFVRNRYWILKYLETKLGKTEPGMILERRKDRFVALLTDCLVECTLPVASDPSLAPQDAVQLRIVKVDPREQFLAVELA; encoded by the coding sequence ATGGAACTTGGAACCTTAATAGAATATATCGACCGGAAAAAAGTAATTTGCGCGGTCATAATGCAGGCGAAAAAACAGAAGGTGCGGCTACTCACTCAGGCTAATCGCGAGGTGAGCGTGTCGGAGCATCGCCTGTTTTGCGTGTCCGGACGCCTGGACCCGGAGATAGGACGGGACCGCCTTGTGGACCTGCTGTCCGAAACGTCCGCCCGAAGAGAGGCTCTTAAGGCCCAAGTGAACGTCTATGACCTGTGGGAAGTGGTCCATGAAGAGGAACAGTGGATCGATGCAGAAACCATGGCCGGCTTGGCTTTCGGGATTTCCCCGGAGCCGGATCACGTCTCTGCCGTCATCCGGGCTTTTTTCAATGACCGGGTGTATTTCAAGTTTGATGTCACCCGTTTTTTGCCCCACAGCCCGGAAAAAGTGGAGCAGATTCAAATCCAGGAACAGGAGATGGCGCGCCGCGCCGCCGTGGTCCAGGAGGGGGGCGAATGGCTGCGGCGGGTTTACGGCCAGGAAAGCCCGGAAGTGCCTCCCGACAAAGAGCAGTTCGTCTCCATAATGCGGAGCCTTTACCTGTTTGAAAAGGACAGCCCCACTTACGACCTGGGCAGGCAAATGGTCCAGGCAGCCGGGATTGATCCCAACAACGGGCTGTTTGAATTTCTCATCCGCCTGGGAGTCTGGGACGAGCACGCCAATCTGGACCTATACCGCATGGACGTCCCCATAGACTTCCCCCGGGAAATCTCCCAGGAAGCCAACGCCCTGGCCAACGGGTCCGGGTTCCGAACCGACACCAGCCAAAGAAGGGACTTCACGGGGCTGCCCGTGCTGACCATAGACGGCCAGGCCACCCTGGACTACGACGACGCCCTGAGCCTGGAAATGGACGGCGACTATTTTAGGGTGGGCATCCATATTTCCGACGTCTCCCATTATGTGGAAAGGGGCTCCCTTCTGGATCAAGAGGCCTTCGCCCGGTCAAGCTCCATATATATGCCGGACGACAAGATACCCATGTTTCCGCCTCTTTTGGCCGAAGGCCTCCTAAGCCTGAAGGCCGACCAGGTCCGGCCCGCCATCAGCGTCATGGTCCGCCTGGATCGGGACGCCGTAGTCCTGGACTACGAGATCTGCCCCAGCCTGGTCCGGGTGCGCCGTCAGCTCACCTATCATGAAGTAAATATGATGGCCGATGACGACAAGGAAATCATCGCCCTGTCCGGTCTGGCGGAAAAACTCCGGGAAAAAAGGCTGGACGACGGCGCGGTCCTGATTTCCCTGCCGGAAATCAACATCTGGCTGGATGAAGAGAAAAACGTAACCCTTCACAAGGTTAATCGGGAAAGCCGCTCCAGAATCCTGGTTTCGGAGTTCATGATCCTGGCCAATCGCCTTATGGCCTCTTTTTTGGCGGATCATGGAAGCCCCGCAGTGTTTCGGGCCCAGCCCGAGCCGCGCCTCCGTTTGTTTGACCGGGATAACGGCACCCTGTATCAAAATTGGATGCAAAGGCGGCACCTTTCCCGCTTCATCCTTTGCCCCAAACCCGAACCCCATTCAGGCCTTGGCGTGGACGCCTATGTGACCGCAACCTCCCCCATACGCAAGTATTTTGATCTGGCGGTGCAAAGGCAAATTCGGGGTGTATTGGGGCTGGACAAGAAATACACCCAAACAGAGGTGGAGAACATTATCGCCAATTCCGAAGTTCCCCTTTCCAAGGTCTCGCGGGTCCAATTTGTGAGAAACCGATACTGGATCCTCAAATACCTGGAAACCAAGTTGGGGAAGACCGAGCCGGGCATGATTCTGGAGCGCAGAAAGGACCGGTTCGTGGCCTTGCTTACCGATTGCCTGGTGGAGTGCACGCTGCCCGTCGCCTCGGATCCCAGCCTGGCGCCGCAAGATGCCGTTCAGTTGCGGATCGTCAAGGTGGACCCCCGGGAGCAATTCCTTGCCGTGGAGTTGGCCTGA
- a CDS encoding propionyl-CoA synthetase, with translation MTQAYDEAYRESLENPEEFWGRHAEECFWYEKWDKVLDDSNKPFYRWFSGGVTNTCYNALDMHVEKGAGDRVALIYDSPVTNTIKKYTYAELRDEVALFAGVLAEYGVEKGDRVVLYMPMIAEAAIAMLACARLGAVHSVVFGGFAANELATRINDARPKAIVSASCGIEGKKVIPYKPLLDAAIEISEHKPKNCMILQRPMETADMHPSRDVDWTEAMKKASPKDCVPVLATDPLYILYTSGTTGQPKGVVRDNGGHMVALKWSMKAVYDVDEGDVWWAASDVGWVVGHSYIVYAPLFKGCTTILFEGKPVGTPDAGVFWRVISEHKVKCMFTAPTAYRAIKREDPGAALMKNYDLSNFKILFLAGERSDPDTITWSERNLGVPVIDHWWQTETGWAIAANCMGLHHFPVKYGSPTKAVPGWNVQVLDEMGRPAAPGQIGALVVKLPLPPGTLPTLWGNDQAFVNKYLRDFDGYYTTADAGYIDEDGYIYVMARTDDIINVAGHRLSTGAMEEVLADHPDVAECAVLGVEDPLKGQLPLGFLVLNAGVTRSNDEIVKEVVEMIRERIGPVSAFKTATVVDRLPKTRSGKILRGVMRQIADNKSYRMPATIDDPSILKEIENALNTIGYASSRATATPS, from the coding sequence ATGACGCAAGCATATGATGAAGCCTATCGGGAGTCCCTGGAGAACCCGGAAGAATTCTGGGGCAGGCACGCCGAGGAATGTTTCTGGTACGAAAAATGGGATAAGGTCCTGGACGATTCCAACAAGCCTTTTTACCGGTGGTTCTCCGGCGGCGTGACCAATACGTGCTATAACGCCCTGGACATGCATGTGGAAAAAGGCGCCGGAGACAGAGTTGCGCTTATTTATGACAGCCCGGTTACGAACACCATAAAAAAATACACCTATGCGGAGCTCCGGGATGAAGTCGCCTTGTTTGCAGGCGTCCTGGCCGAATACGGCGTGGAAAAGGGCGACCGGGTGGTTCTGTATATGCCCATGATTGCAGAAGCCGCCATAGCCATGCTGGCCTGCGCCCGCCTGGGGGCGGTTCATTCCGTGGTTTTTGGAGGCTTCGCCGCCAACGAACTGGCCACCCGCATCAACGACGCCAGGCCCAAAGCCATTGTCTCCGCTTCCTGCGGCATTGAAGGCAAAAAGGTCATCCCCTACAAACCCTTGCTGGATGCGGCTATCGAAATCTCCGAGCACAAGCCCAAGAATTGCATGATTCTGCAAAGGCCCATGGAGACGGCTGACATGCACCCCTCCCGGGACGTGGACTGGACGGAAGCCATGAAAAAGGCCTCCCCCAAAGACTGCGTGCCCGTCCTGGCCACGGATCCCCTGTACATCCTGTACACCTCCGGCACCACCGGACAGCCCAAGGGCGTGGTGCGGGATAACGGCGGCCACATGGTGGCCCTCAAATGGTCCATGAAAGCCGTGTACGACGTGGACGAAGGCGACGTGTGGTGGGCGGCCTCGGACGTGGGCTGGGTGGTCGGCCATTCCTACATTGTGTACGCCCCCCTGTTTAAAGGATGCACCACCATCCTGTTCGAAGGCAAGCCGGTGGGAACGCCTGACGCCGGCGTATTCTGGCGCGTCATTTCCGAACACAAGGTCAAGTGCATGTTTACAGCGCCCACGGCGTACCGGGCCATCAAAAGGGAGGACCCCGGCGCCGCTCTCATGAAAAATTACGACCTTTCCAATTTTAAAATTCTCTTTCTGGCCGGCGAGCGGTCCGATCCCGACACCATCACCTGGTCCGAAAGGAATTTGGGCGTACCGGTCATCGACCACTGGTGGCAGACCGAAACCGGTTGGGCCATTGCAGCCAACTGCATGGGCCTCCATCACTTTCCGGTCAAATACGGCAGCCCCACCAAAGCGGTTCCCGGCTGGAACGTCCAGGTGCTGGACGAAATGGGCCGTCCTGCGGCGCCCGGTCAGATCGGCGCCCTGGTGGTCAAGCTCCCGCTGCCTCCTGGAACCCTGCCCACCCTGTGGGGCAACGATCAGGCCTTTGTGAACAAGTATCTGCGGGATTTTGACGGATATTACACCACGGCCGACGCAGGATACATCGATGAAGACGGCTACATCTACGTCATGGCTCGCACCGACGACATCATCAACGTAGCCGGGCACCGCCTGTCCACAGGCGCCATGGAAGAAGTCCTGGCCGACCACCCGGACGTGGCTGAATGCGCCGTGCTCGGAGTGGAAGATCCCCTAAAGGGACAATTGCCCCTGGGCTTCCTGGTGCTGAACGCCGGGGTCACCCGCAGCAATGACGAGATTGTCAAGGAAGTTGTGGAAATGATCCGGGAGCGCATCGGCCCTGTGTCCGCCTTCAAAACCGCCACGGTGGTCGACCGCCTGCCCAAAACCCGGTCCGGCAAGATTCTCCGGGGCGTTATGCGGCAGATCGCGGACAACAAGTCCTATCGCATGCCGGCCACCATCGATGATCCATCCATTCTGAAGGAAATTGAAAATGCATTGAATACGATAGGTTATGCTAGCTCCCGGGCTACTGCAACTCCCTCCTGA
- a CDS encoding rod shape-determining protein: MNFLTAIHGLFSNDLAIDLGTANTLVYVKGKGIVLSEPSVVAVRYDPRRHREEVLKVGTEAKRTLGRTPGNIRAIRPMRDGVIADFDVTERMLKYFITKVHNRRWWPVRPRIVVAVPSGITQVEKRAVEESARQAGAREVYLIEEPMAAAIGAGLPITEPTCNMVVDIGGGTTEVAVISMAGIVYKRSLRVAGDKMDRAIIQYIKRKYNLLIGDRTAEAIKTMIGNAYPDPENIETIEVKGRDLVSGIPKILAIDSEEVRIAISEQIDAIVETVKIALEQTPPELAADIVDRGITLTGGGALLKNLDKLLREETSLPITVCDDPLSTVALGSGKALDDIEILRQVVIN, encoded by the coding sequence ATGAATTTTCTGACCGCCATCCATGGTTTATTTTCCAACGACCTGGCCATTGATTTGGGCACCGCCAATACATTGGTCTATGTCAAAGGCAAAGGGATAGTCCTTTCCGAGCCCTCCGTCGTGGCCGTACGCTACGATCCCCGCAGACACCGCGAGGAAGTCCTGAAAGTGGGCACCGAAGCCAAGCGGACTTTGGGCAGGACTCCCGGCAACATCCGCGCCATCCGCCCCATGCGGGACGGCGTTATAGCGGACTTTGACGTCACCGAACGCATGCTCAAGTATTTTATCACCAAAGTCCATAACCGCCGCTGGTGGCCGGTCAGGCCGCGCATCGTGGTGGCCGTGCCTTCCGGCATCACCCAGGTGGAAAAAAGGGCCGTGGAGGAATCCGCGCGCCAGGCGGGCGCCCGGGAAGTGTATTTGATCGAGGAGCCCATGGCCGCGGCCATCGGCGCCGGCCTTCCCATCACCGAGCCCACCTGTAACATGGTGGTGGACATTGGAGGCGGCACAACGGAAGTGGCGGTCATATCCATGGCCGGCATCGTCTACAAGCGCAGCCTTCGGGTGGCCGGCGATAAAATGGACCGGGCCATCATCCAATACATCAAACGCAAGTACAACCTGCTGATCGGGGACAGGACGGCTGAAGCCATCAAAACCATGATCGGCAACGCCTATCCCGATCCGGAAAATATCGAGACCATCGAAGTGAAAGGCCGGGACCTGGTTTCGGGCATTCCGAAAATTCTGGCCATTGACTCCGAAGAAGTGCGCATCGCCATTTCGGAGCAAATTGACGCCATTGTGGAAACCGTCAAGATCGCCCTGGAACAAACTCCTCCGGAGTTGGCGGCCGATATCGTGGACCGCGGCATCACCCTGACCGGCGGCGGAGCCTTGTTGAAAAATCTGGACAAGCTGCTGCGCGAGGAAACCAGCTTGCCCATCACCGTCTGCGACGATCCCTTGTCTACGGTCGCCCTGGGCTCCGGCAAGGCTTTGGACGACATTGAAATCCTCAGGCAGGTGGTTATCAACTAA